The Tripterygium wilfordii isolate XIE 37 chromosome 5, ASM1340144v1, whole genome shotgun sequence DNA segment TTAGATCTTTATGGAGGTTGCTTACTGGCTGCACACAACTACTCATAGAACCCTTTCTTCATCTAAAGAAGAAAATATGGGTGTGACTTCCTTTCTACGGTTTTTGAGCGGTAAATTTGCTTTAGTAGGGCGTCAAAGCCTGACTTCTcatttgtaaattattttttttatcttagttGCCTGTTGCCAAAACCCTTTCTGCTAAATCTGTGTGCCTCTCcttgttttcccttttctttcaaCAGACTCTTCTCGTGTTCTCTCTTTAGACTTCTTTGCAACACTGTCCTTACAGGagaaattaacatttttttactAAATCAGTTCTTTTCGCTCTTTCTCGAAAAAAACCAACAGCGTATATCCTTTTTTGGTGGCTTATCGGACCTAAAGCACAATCAGGAATCTTCCAATGGCAGTTTTCTACGTTCTAGAGTTTTACTGGTTAAGTAGAATttatatctatatttttaaatatgaCCTCTCGATTCACTCTTGTGTGTATGTTTTGTTTCTTATCCCAATCAAATTAGTCTATGCGGGAACTATCTCTGACATTATATGGTTGAAAGGTAATTATTCAAGCTGACATGTTCTTGTTCTCATTGTCCAGGACAGCCCAAACGTCATCTTCTTACCACAGGCTGGAGCGTTTTTGTTAGTGCCAAAAGACTTGTTGCCGGAGATTCCGTTCTTTTTATATGGTATATTATATGCCACCATACACTTTTTCCAAATTATTTTTATGCCCTGCAACTTTATTATagagcatcattaccttattcCCTTTTTTGTTATTAGGAATGAGAAAAATCAGCTTCTGCTAGGAATACGTCGGGCTACTCGACCACAAACTATGATGCCATCATCTGTTATCTCTAGCGATAGCATGCACATCGGACTTCTCGCTGCTGCGGCCCATGCTGCTGCAACTAATACTTGTTTTACAATTTTTTATAATCCAAGGTGGCGAATTCTATTCTATGTCTTCTTTTCTAATAGTTAGTTCAGCTTTTCTTTTAACATGTTTATTATCCAGGGCTAGTCCGTCAGCGTTCGTCATACCCCTCTCAACCTATGTTAAAGCAGTATTTCATACTCGTGTTTCAGTTGGGATGCGTTTTCGAATGCTATTTGAGACGGAAGAATCAAGTGTTCGAAGGTATAATAGCTGGATATAACTAACTGTACTATTCATTATCTTGATATGGCAGTCTTCAATATTGTTTCTTTGACTTTCTTGCATCAGTGTGATAGTTTGTGCATATTCTCGTTGTGTTTCTGTTAAATAATTGTTTAAAGATTTTCAACTTATCCATATACTTCATGACAACAAAACTTAGGCATTTCATCACTTAATTAGAGCGTTATATTTTGTGAATATAACTCCAGCTCGTGCATCAACTACCGTTGAATTTAATAGAGGGGCTAGTAAGCTTATCCAACACGTGGAGCCAGTATCTCTTTTTCACGGATCTGGTAGGGTAATAGTACCATTTTTCGTCTAGGCCTCTCGTTGATAGGTGTCTCCTGCATAAATAGATGTTGCTAGTCTAGCGGATAACATAGATAATGAACACAGttaagttgattttttttgcctACCTTTGATTCGAGCGTGGGAGATGTTATCTGTAAGGGTAGAGCGTCAATGAATGTCTATAAATACAATTACTTCTCAGAGATCAAGTTGGCGGGACAGTGTTGCCTGTATATCACACATTGTAGTGCCATATGCATTTCTATGGTTGTGCAGTGTGCTTATCTTGGTGGGTTTGTCTTGTCCAGGTACATGGGTACAATAACAGGCATTAGTGATCTGGATCCTGTTCGTTGGCCGAGTTCACATTGGCGATCTGTCAAGGTAACTTGATTTAGCGATTGTACTCTGGTTTACTAACCGTAGTGTTAGTACACATTTCATTGTCTATGATTCAGAGCAAAAAGTTTGCCAGCCATACATGTAACGTATTAGTTGGCTGAGGATTAATATCTTGtttcatattttttcttttgttcacaTATATTCCTTAGGAAATGTGTTTAACAGCAGGGAGAAGGGCAGGTGAAATTGGGGATTTGATTAGCTTTCTTGAGGAAATAGTAGTACGTTAAGGCCTAAGGGTCACTgttagatttttattttgaggAAAGCAAAATAGTTATGATATATCAACAGTGCCATATCCCATACTTGTCAGAGGGATTTGATTCAGATGACACAATacccaacaaaaaatatacaaaacgtCTAATCCTTGACAATAAATGCCAAATCCATACTAGGAAAACCCATCATCCTACTTGATTCATTCTTctatctaagaccactaaaacTCCCATTCATATATTCTTTATGCACATTACCAGACCCATACATGAGAGATTAGATTAGTCTCAGTCTCCCTCTCCCTCGTTAATGGCATTGTATTTCTTTGAAGAGCCTTTGCAGATGCCAACTGGGTATTTGAGGGCATTAAGTTCAACTTTACGGAGAGCAGCTTTGCCCAAATCAATACCACAGATATCAAGAGCCTGACAAGGTAAAGCAGCACATCTGATAACTCCTCACCCAAGTGAactttctcctcttctttccAATCTGGTAGTCCTTTTGGTACATCTCCTTTCCACTGGAATATCTCTGATAATTCCCCAACTTCACCCACGAGAGCCAAAAGCTGGTTCCTTGGGCTGTGAAATTGATCCCAGTCCCTTTCCTTGGCAAACTCTGCCATTTTCTTCTTgagaagatcaagagaaacaCACTCTTCCTGTTCAGCCCCAGTCATTCTTTCTCATCACCCATTGGCCCTTaaaagaacaattgagaaaagaGATGAGAGTGAGCGAccgttaaatttttatttaatgttTTCAAGTATATTACTTGAATCTTTGCTCTATAAAAGGTACTATTGGAACTTTCTTTGTTAATTATATTACTACTATAATTATGGATTGCCTCTGTGAGTCACCttacttttccttctcttgtcAAATATATTCTATGGTGTTTCATACAACTTTGTAATTCCGAGGAACATTAGAGGGATAACATTAATACTGGGCTTAGCTATGCATATGCAGTATTTTCTGTCCTAATTCTTCTCGATTCTGTGTAATGTGACCATTATTCTATTAGTTTCATATACCCTTGTTCATGAAAATGGTACATTGAATATCTGAAGAATTGCTTTTTACTATGGCACAGGGCTGGTGTAAAATTCTTTTGGTTCTCATCCAAAAATCTTCGGCTCCCCTTTCTATTTGCTAGAGCAAATTATTTTTCGGGAGCtctacgtatccctaacaaattaaGCCATAATCagccataacatgtaattagacaacgtaataacgaaattcaatgtaattacataacgtaatactgttatggccggttatggaagaaattgctagggatatatagagtttttgattatttttagctGTTCAATTATTATTTCTGTTGCTCTAACAAAAATCTTTATATCAtttcattttgaaatttatatGCTACTCTCTTGCGGTGCACTCAATTCACATTTACGTGTAGGTTGGTTGGGACGAGTCAACAGCTGGTGAAAAGCAGCCAAGGGTATCATTATGGGAGATTGAGCCCTTAACAACTTTCCCCATGTACCCATCATTATTTCCTCTCAGATTCAAACGACCTTGGCATCCAGCATTCTCAGCTCTGCAAGGTATTTGCTCGTTTAAATTGTATAATATTCCTTCAGAAAACAAGCTGGATTTTGTACTTTTCGAGTCATGGGGTTTTAGGACTAATTAGCGGATGTTTTTTTGGGTATGTGAAGCTGAAGTCACTGGGCTAACTTTGCTATTATTTGATAGCATTGAACTGCACAACTAATATTGAATGCTTGGCTATCAGTTAACTAAATGAGATTGATCtgacataatttttttgaaacatttcAGTCTCATATCCAATCCAACAGTTTTTAGGCAAAATTATTGATGCCTTTTCTGTTTGCCCTATTTTTTGTTGCAGATAGCAGGGATGAAGCAACTAATGGCTTAATGTGGCTAAAGGGAGGACCTGGGGACCAAGGTCTACCCTCCATGGATAGCCAAACCCTCGGTATGATGCCATGGATGCAACAGAGGCTAGATCCAACATTGCTAGGGAGTGATAATAGTCAACAATATCAAGCCATGTTAGCAGCTAATTTGCAAAATCTGGGAAGCATAAATTCCCCGAGACAGCAATTTTTGCAGTTTCAATACTTGCAACCTTCAGCAAGCCAGAATCCAGTGTTACAGCTCCAGCAGCTACAGCGGCAGCAAGCAATTCCACAGTCCATGCCTGATAATATCCTTCAAGTGCAATCCCAAATTTCAAGTGAGAACCTGCCTCGGCACTTCCTGCAGCAACCGTTCAATAACCAGCCAGAAGAACATGTGCAGCGGCAACAACATACATATCATGATATGCTTGAAGGCAATCAACTCCAGAGAAAACTTTCAGATGTGCCCTCTCCTTCATTTTCAAAAGCAGATTTTATTGACTCGAGTACAAAGTTTACAGAATCCGTTGGTCCTATGCAAAACATGCTCAGTTCAATGTGTCCTGAAGTTGGAGGCGGTCTTTTAAATTTTTCCAGAGCCGCTCATTCTGTACTGCCTGAACAGCAATCCTGGGTTCCTAAGTATCCACATCCACAAATTAACGCTTCTTCGAACTCAACGTCACTCCAACCATCTTTGGCTGAGAGAGCTGCTTTGTTGCATTCAGACAACACTAACTCAGATACCCAGAGCTCTGCCTCTTTTGATGTAAATATTGATTCTCCTGGACTCTTATTCGCCACCAAAGTGCCCGGATATGCTACTTCTTCAATCGCTGCCGGTGCATCCGCAATGCCATTAGGAGATCCTGGGTTTCAGGGTTCCTTATATGGTTGCGTGCAAGACTCTTCTGAGTTGTTGCAAAGTGCAGGGCAAGTTGACCCATCAATCCTGAACCGAACATTTGTCAAGGTGTGGGTTGCTGGCATTTAGGACTGTGTTTATGCTTTTGCTATTACTAGTTATAATCGATGGATGAGATTGTCTGTATTGTTGTGCAGGTTTACAAATCAGGATCAGTTGGGCGTTCTCTAGACATCTCCCGGTTCAGCAGCTATAACCAGCTGCGAGAAGAACTGGCTCAGATGTTTGGAATTGAGGGGAAATTGGACGACCCTCGTAGATCAGGCTGGCAGCTTGTATTTGTTGACAGGGAGAATGACATACTTCTCCTTGGAGACGACCCGTGGGAGTAAGGATTCATTAAAATAATACTCCATTTTCATTAAACTGTTTAACTAACCGATCTGCGTATTATTTCTTACCCTCTTCTTCCTTGCATGATAATCAGTTCTTGTTATTTGAATGTGTACCAGTTGATGTTACTTCAAGGTTGCACGGTCTTGTTTCTATGATGTGTCTTTGCATGCTGTTAACTCATTTTTTGTCAAAGAACCACCAAATGATCCATTTAATGGGTTATTTATACCctttttgacgttttggaacTAATTAAAATGACCCAATGTGCAGGGCATTTGTGAATAATGTCTGGTATATCAAGATACTATCGCCAGAGGATGTGCAGAATTTGGGTGAGCAAGGGGTGGATTCCTTCAACCCAAATGGAGGCCAGAGAATTAACAACAGCGGTGCCAGTGCTCGAGACCATCTCCCTGGCTCAATTGAGTACTGACTACTCGAGGTGCCTTCGATGCCCTTCCCTTCGGCATGTTGTCAATTTCCAGAGAGTGAATATATTATCAACATCCCTTTTAAATGCATTCTAGTATGAACTTTTCTCTGTTTAGCTACTACTTGTTGCTCTGCGTAAACTGTTATTCGTCGATGAATTTGACTGTTATTACGGATAAAAGTAGGCGTAGGTTCAGTACTTGGGTCAAAAGACTAAATTATGTGGGCATTTCAATCAAATGTGAACTTTTCGCACTGAATTTAAGCACTTTTATCTGTGCTGCTGTTTGAGTTCTCCATTTTTCTCAATCCTTTTGTTGGTCATATTGCCTCCTTAAAGAGAAAAATGTATCTGAAGTGAAATGGTTTTCCCTAGTTGCCTTCTATCCATTGAATATGTATTCAAACAATATTGTGGATGCTTTTTGCATGCAAAGGTATTTTCCTCTCTGAGGTATACCTCTACGGGCGTTCTTCATTTTTAGAGCAAAGATGACCTGAAATTCACCATACAATCTTTCCCAGTCAATCAAGCAAAATTTACATTTGCGAAACAGCCCCTTCTGTGTACCCAATGCTTAACAAAAGAGGAATAGTTGTCAAATAATGTATTGGCAGAAAGATGAAGAGAAGCTTCAGGCCCAATATCATGAAGACCACACTCTTTAGCAAGTAGTAGTGGTGATACTGAGACCATTCAAACCCAGGATCTTGTGATCTGTATAGCATACTTGGTGAAACAACTTGTATTGACTCGTGGATTGAAATGGTGAGCTGACCCGTTAACTCTTAGTGTAGTGTAAATGGGAGGTCCTGAAATTATTATATTACTttgaaattaataaatatttaaatttaatacaaaaaataattaaaatgttAATACATAGACATTGCACGGATGCTCATATATTTACAGAGATGCCAGACTttgatttattggcatgttGGGTTCAACGTTTGCGTCCAAATATTTGAAATCAAGCCAGAGAACTCTCACACTGCTAAGCCAATGCCTCACTATTGCTCAGGTCAAGCAAATTCAGTCGCACCTCACGGTTTCAGGTACCATTTTGGACCCTTACGCCGCCGGAAAGGTTGtagctttttgtgcaattcacgACGGCGGCGATCTCTCCCATGCTTTTCAGCTTTTTCTTCGTTTACCCCACCGGACCGCCTTCATTTGGAACACCATCATCAGAGGTTTCTCTGAGAAAAACCAACCCACGATGGCCATCTCTCTATATAGGGAAATGCTCGAGAGTGGATTCTTGCCCAACAACTACACCTTCTCTTTTATCCTCAGAGCTTGTGCTGAGCTCTCTGATTTGATATTGGGTTTCAGTTTCCATGCCCAAGCTATTAGGTTGGGGTGGGAGCAGTATGATTTTGTGCAAAACGGGTTGATTCATTTGTATGCAACTTGTGACTCCGTGGACCTTGCTCGGAAACTGTTTGATGTGAGTTCTAATCGGGACGTAATCACGTGGACTGCTCTGATTAATGGGTATGTAAAAGCTGACCGAATTGATACCGCACGCGAAATGTTTGATCAGATGCCGGAGAAGAATACAGTTTCATGGAGTGCAATGATTAATGGGTATGTGCAAGTTGGGTTATTTGAAGAGGCTCTGGAGCTTTTCAATGTTATGCAGATTTCGGGGTTTCGACCTAGCCACTCAAGCATTGTGGGAGGGCTTACTGCCTGCGCTTCTCTGGGCACGTTAGATCAAGGTAGGTGGATACATGCTTACGTTGATAGAAATGGACTGGAGTTGGATAGAGTCTTGGGAACTGCACTTATCGAAATGTATGCTAAGTGTGGGTGGATTGACACTGCTTGTCGCGTGTTTAACAAGATGCCGAAGAGGGATGTCTTCGCCTTTACTTCTTTGATCTCAGGCCTTGCCAATCATGGGCAAAGTGCAAGGGCTATTAAGTTGTTTGCTAGGATGGATAATGAAGGGGTTAGACCTAATGAAGTTACTTTTATTTGTGTACTAAATGCTTGTAGTCGAATGGGGCTGGTGACTGAAGGGTGGAGAATCTTTGAAAGTATGAGTCAAGTTTATGGAATCGATCCAGGAGTCCAGCACTATGGCTGTTTGATGGATCTCTTGGGCAGAGCAGGGAGGATAGAGGAGGCTAAGAAGTTGTTGATAGAGATGCCCATGGAGCCAGACTCCTATGTGTTGGGTGCATTGCTTAATGCATGTAGAGTTCATGGCGTCTTTGATTTGGGCAAAGAAATAGTTGAGAGCTTAGAGCAGCGGAGTCATGACCCTTGTGGGGTACATGTTCTCCTTTCTAATATGTATGCATCTGCTGATCAATGGGAGGATGTGATGAAAGTAAGGGAAGGGATGGAAGAGAAGAAAGTAAGGAAGATACCGGGGTGTAGTTTAATTGAAGTGGATGGTAAAGTTTGTGAGTTTGTGGCTGGATATCAGTCTCACATGCTTACGGATGAGATCACGTTGTCACTATTTGGGATTGCCAAGCATTTGAAGTCTCTTTGGTTGAATGACGACAACAACATACATGATGATGGCAATCACCACAATGATATGACCCTTGCGCAAGTTCACTCTTAGCCAGTGAATTTTCTCCTGGAGATTTACCGACTCCAGATTCATTCATTTCAGTTCTGTGGGACTACTCTAATAACAAACTGGTGGGGGGAAGTCAAAGTATATCCAAATTTTTTGGTGATTTTATGCCAAGGCCTTGGCAGACAGTTTGTTTATGACCTTGAATAATCTGTGGTATGTCCTCAGTGAAGCCTTGTTTACAGTTTCTAACTCATTTTTATACTGACAGACCTTTATTGTGATTGCATAAGGAACGAGAACATATTTGGTGTTCatatcctcttcttcttttttatcctcttaaattatttaaaaattttgagaattcaatctaattttattttttactatGATTTCCATTATAAGTTCGGAGGGGAAAGCACCATTGCCTTTTTGTCTTGTCTTCACTTGATTCCTTGGTTATTCATATGCATGTTTGATTGATTGCTCAAGTACTTTGGAGCCGTCTGTTTAAGTTTGTAGTTTGTAGAGAGAAAATTCTTGATTTGTCATTCTTCTCGTGTGATCTTTCCTACTGCCTAGTGCCTGGTAGAAGAAGGGGAAGAAGGCTGTTTGCCAGATTGTGGATTGATGAGGAAAATGAATCTACTTTATATATTCTCTTCTAATACCGTGAGAGTCGGACTTTGAACAAGTGAATTCATTTTTTTGTAAGAAAAGAGATCTTGCTTAAACCACCTGTATTTCATGCTTTTAAAAGGTAAATTCTTCCATAAAACCAAATTGCCATTGCCATCTGATGGAGTATACTGGGCAGTCTGGACTAGAAACCTTTTTACAACCAGttcaaagagaaaaaaacaagaaaagaactcATTTTTATCTAATATAGAGCACAAATTTGGAGCTTTTCATGTAAAACAAGCCCAAAAGGAGCCTTTAACTGCCCTGCAAGCTAATGGACTCTAACCAACTCAACATCGTATTCAAGCCATGCATCAGGAGGAACATTATCACCATCTCCTTCACTGCCATAACTGCATCAAAAGCATCAAGTCACACCAATGAATAGCATAAAATTCCAAAAGTTTTTTACGAGTTTTACACGATACATATAGATTCATTGTCACGCAGAATAAGCACTTCAATGCATAAAAATATCACTTACCCCATTGTTGGCGGAATTTCAAGTCTTCTCTTGCCACCAACATGCATACCTAGAATCATGCGTAAAGAATGTATCACAAAAAAGGCATAATTATACGGCATTTCAttggaaagagaagaaaataagttTCAAAGTTGATACCCTCAAGACCAATATTCAAACCCTCTATTACTTCTCCTCCACCTGCAACAGCACAATACATGCATTCAGGCAGTAGCaatcttgaaaattttaaaaaccaaGTAGTCGTACTATAGCATACTACCGAGACGAAACTTCAAAGGCTTTCCCTCAACATTTGAGTCAAATATTTGTCCATTCTTCAACTTGCCAGTGTAGTGTATACTGATCTGAAACAAAACACAAACTacttaaaaacaaaattttatatattgttTTCAAATTTGTTATGATTTAAGTGTTCAATAAAAGGGTATTAGTACAATGTGAAGCTTCATTCACACACCTAAGCGAAATAAAGAACAGTACTAATCAACAATTTGATGACGAAAAATGGATTAAATTCATGTGGTACTCCTGCTCAACACTTTGAGTTGAATGcataaatcaaaaataaatatggAGAATAAACGCTGCTCTTAAAGAGTACTCACCTTCTTCCCTGGAGCAGCAATTTTTCCATCTGTTTTCCCTACTTTTACTTCTTTAACCACTAATCCACCCGACAAGGTCCTAAGCTTAGATGACTTGTCTTCAGTATTGCTAACCCCACTGTCCACTAGAGATTCATTCTTGTGGACTGACACAGGTGGTATTTCCCTAAACAAATCTTTCCCATGATGATCTCGACTTTTCttactctttttcttcttccttttcttctcctctgaTTGATTTATATCAGCAATTTGTTCAACATCATTGCCAGAAGTCCTGTAAATAATCCACATTGGAGTTATCATGCAATTACAGATCTAATAATATAAACTGCGTGTGCACTTGGGGTAACAGGATTAGCAGTAGAATTTTCTACATAACCACAGGTTTGAAAATTTACTAACAAGATCAAATATAGATACTGAGGTTAGTTTTTCTCGTACAGATTCCTAACAGTTGATAAAATCATATTGTATTACCATAATAAAATACACATAAATCTTTCTTCAAAGGGAAATCAAATTTTATGCATTCTGCCTTGATCTTCTTTTCATGCCACAAGTAGGATGTAATTATATAAAAGGACCCAAAATAAATCTCTTCCCAGCACCACAGAAGGCTTGTGTAAGAATAAGAAATCAGGAAAACATTACCATATACGTCTCTTTTTTCTGTACATCAATTGCACGTGCATAGGCAAATGTGTTGTGcgcaaaaaatgaataaaaaatctaaaaaaaacagTACTTACTGATTTTGTTTGTCTGTCAGAGAAGGACTCAGGCTAATGTTGCCAGTCTGGGCTCCATTTTCCTTACGGGCATTGCAAGTGCTTTCAATTTCAGAAGTTTTGTCTGATTCCCGCTCTTTCCTCTTCCGCTTTAGCTTCGCACCATTTCCTGGGCTCACGTCCATAGTAGGCAACAAGGAGTCTGGTGCCAACTCAGTTCCCCTGTCAGCGCATATCCCATAACATACATAATTAAGGAATGCTAATAAACATTTATACAAGCATAAATAAACGAAACAAAGTTTACATATAAACTAAAATGGGGAAAAATAAAGATCTAGAGAAACATTATTAACTCATCATTGATTTGG contains these protein-coding regions:
- the LOC119998878 gene encoding auxin response factor 8 is translated as MKLSTSGLGQQGDEEKKCLNSELWHACAGPLVSLPTEGSRVVYFPQGHSEQVSATTNKEVDGHIPNYPSLPCQLMCQLHNITMHADVETDEVYAQMTLQPLTQQEQKDTFLPMELGMPSKQPTNYFCKTLTASDTSTHGGFSVPRRAAEKVFPPLDFSMQPPAQELIARDLHDVEWKFRHIFRGQPKRHLLTTGWSVFVSAKRLVAGDSVLFIWNEKNQLLLGIRRATRPQTMMPSSVISSDSMHIGLLAAAAHAAATNTCFTIFYNPRASPSAFVIPLSTYVKAVFHTRVSVGMRFRMLFETEESSVRRYMGTITGISDLDPVRWPSSHWRSVKVGWDESTAGEKQPRVSLWEIEPLTTFPMYPSLFPLRFKRPWHPAFSALQDSRDEATNGLMWLKGGPGDQGLPSMDSQTLGMMPWMQQRLDPTLLGSDNSQQYQAMLAANLQNLGSINSPRQQFLQFQYLQPSASQNPVLQLQQLQRQQAIPQSMPDNILQVQSQISSENLPRHFLQQPFNNQPEEHVQRQQHTYHDMLEGNQLQRKLSDVPSPSFSKADFIDSSTKFTESVGPMQNMLSSMCPEVGGGLLNFSRAAHSVLPEQQSWVPKYPHPQINASSNSTSLQPSLAERAALLHSDNTNSDTQSSASFDVNIDSPGLLFATKVPGYATSSIAAGASAMPLGDPGFQGSLYGCVQDSSELLQSAGQVDPSILNRTFVKVYKSGSVGRSLDISRFSSYNQLREELAQMFGIEGKLDDPRRSGWQLVFVDRENDILLLGDDPWEAFVNNVWYIKILSPEDVQNLGEQGVDSFNPNGGQRINNSGASARDHLPGSIEY
- the LOC119998320 gene encoding pentatricopeptide repeat-containing protein At5g66520-like, which encodes MLGSTFASKYLKSSQRTLTLLSQCLTIAQVKQIQSHLTVSGTILDPYAAGKVVAFCAIHDGGDLSHAFQLFLRLPHRTAFIWNTIIRGFSEKNQPTMAISLYREMLESGFLPNNYTFSFILRACAELSDLILGFSFHAQAIRLGWEQYDFVQNGLIHLYATCDSVDLARKLFDVSSNRDVITWTALINGYVKADRIDTAREMFDQMPEKNTVSWSAMINGYVQVGLFEEALELFNVMQISGFRPSHSSIVGGLTACASLGTLDQGRWIHAYVDRNGLELDRVLGTALIEMYAKCGWIDTACRVFNKMPKRDVFAFTSLISGLANHGQSARAIKLFARMDNEGVRPNEVTFICVLNACSRMGLVTEGWRIFESMSQVYGIDPGVQHYGCLMDLLGRAGRIEEAKKLLIEMPMEPDSYVLGALLNACRVHGVFDLGKEIVESLEQRSHDPCGVHVLLSNMYASADQWEDVMKVREGMEEKKVRKIPGCSLIEVDGKVCEFVAGYQSHMLTDEITLSLFGIAKHLKSLWLNDDNNIHDDGNHHNDMTLAQVHS